The region TGATCCCCCTGCTCAATACGTAAATTGTCATTGGCGATCATGACATCATTACCGCGCACTACCGCACCGATAATGGTACCAGGCGGCAGCTTGATATCATCAATCACGCGTCCGACAACGCGGGATGTCGTCTCATCGCCATGCGCTACGGCTTCGATGGCTTCAGCCACGCCGCGACGCAGCGACGAGACGCTGACGATATCCGCTTTACGCACATGTCCAAGCAGCGCAGAAATCGTCGCCTGCTGAGGCGAAATAGCGATATCGATCACGCTGCCTTGCACCAGATCCACATAGGCACGGCGCTGAATCAGCACCATCACTTTTTTTGCGCCCATGCGTTTGGCCAGCATGGCGGACATGATATTAGCTTCGTCATCATTAGTGACAGCAATAAAAAGATCCACCTGATCGATATGCTCTTCTGCAAGCAGCTCTTGATCCGATGCATCGCCATAAAATACGATCGTATGCTGCAGTTTCTCCGCGAGCTCTGCGGCGCGCTGTTGATCGCGCTCAATAAGCTTAACGCTGTAATCCTTTTCCAGCCGGCGCGCGAGGCCCGCGCCGATATTCCCACCGCCTACCAGCATAATGCGTTTATAAGGTTTTTCGAGCCGCTGAAGTTCGCTCATGACAGCGCGGATATGCTGTGACGCCGCGATAAAAAACACTTCATCACCCGCTTCCACAATAGTGGAACCCTGCGGCCTGATAGGTCTGTCGTGACGGAAAATAGCGGCCACACGTGTGTCAATATGCGGCATATGTTCGCGCATTGTCGAGAGCGCGTTACCGACCAGTGGACCGCCATAATAGGCTTTCACAACGGCGAGACTGACTTTACCTTCGGCGAAATTCACCACCTGCAAGGCGCCTGGATATTCAATAAGCCGGTAGATATTATCAATCACCAGTTGTTCCGGTGCGATCAGATGATCGATTGGCACCGCTTCAGGTGTAAACAAGCGTTCGGCATCACGCACATAATCTGGCGCGCGAATACGCGCGATACGATTAGGCGTATTAAACAGGGAATACGCGACCTGACAGGCGATCATGTTCGTCTCATCAGAGCTGGTGACCGCAACCAGCATATCAGCGTCGTCAGCGCCCGCCTCGCGCAGAACGCGTGGATGGGAGCCGTGCCCCTGCACGACGCGCAAATCAAACTTATCCTGAAGTATGCGCAGACGATCGCTGTTGGTATCGACAACGGTAATATCGTTGTTTTCGCCTACCAGGTTTTCCGCCAGCGTACCGCCGACCTGGCCGGCGCCCAGAATGATTATCTTCATCGTTTTGCTTCACCCATCCGGGGCCGCCTCGCGGGCCCGATCACTTTTTGATTAGCTTAGCGTAAAAGAAGCCGTCGCCTTCTGTCGCGCTGGGCAGATTCTGAATGCCGGGCATTTGTTGCGATCCGGTGCCATCAAGCTGTGCATCCCGCGTTCTTGCAAGAAATGCGCGGATCTGCTCGCTGTTTTCTTCCGGCAAAATCGAGCAGGTAGCATACAGCAGCGTACCGCCTGGCTTCAGATGCGGCCAGATGGCGTCCAGAATTTCGGACTGCAATTGCGCCAGCTCGGCGATATCGGAATCACGGCGCAGCCATTTGATATCCGGATGGCGGCGAATTACGCCGGTTGCTGAGCAGGGGGCATCCAGCAGAATACGATCGAACTGCGTATCGCCGCACCATTGCGTCGGGAAACGGCCATCGCCCACTTTAACTTCTGCCTTCATATTAAGACGTTTCAGGTTGTCGTTGACTCGAGTGATACGCTGCGCGTCAACGTCCACCGCCATCACTCTGGCCTGCGGCGCGGCTTCGAGGATATGCGTAGTTTTTCCGCCAGGAGCCGCGCAGAGATCAAGAATGGTCTCGCCGTTTTGCGGTGCCAGAAGCTCGACGCACCCCTGCGCCGAGGCGTCCTGAACCGTGACCCAGCCCTCTTCGAAACCAGGAAGAGCGCTAACCGGCGCCGGGGCTTCAAGACGTACGGCGTCCGGATATCGCGGATGGGTATGGCCCGTCATCCCGTTTTCTTCCAGCAGCCTGAGCCACTCGTCACGGGAATGATGCTGACGATTAACGCGCAGCCACATCGGCGGACGCTCGTTATTGGCTTCTGCTATTGCCTGCCACTGCTGCGGATAAGCTGTCTGCAGGCGTTTTAAGATCCACAGCGGGTGTAGATAGCGTGCATCCTGCCCCGCGAATTCGGCCAGCAACTCCTCCTGCTGGCGCTGGAACTGGCGCAAAACGCCATTAATGAGGCCCTTAAACTGCATGCGCTTGATCGCCACCGCGCCTTCGACAGTTTCCGCCAGCGCGGCGTGTGGAGGAATGCGCGTATATAGCAGCTGGTAGAAACCCACCATTATCAGGTAGTGAATGGTGCGCTGCTTGCCGGTCATCGGACGTGACATCAGCTTATTGATAAGCCATTCCAGCTGCGAGAACGTGCGAAGCACGCCGAAACAAAGCTCCTGAAGCAGGGCTTTATCTTTATCGGAGACTTTGTGCTGAAGGGGCGGCAGAACGGTACTAAGTGACTGGCCTTTTTCGACTACCTGTTCGATAGCCTGCGCCGCCATGCTGCGCAGATTAATGGATTTTTTCATAGCCACGGGCAGGTTAACCTGCGTTTAAAATAAAAAGGCCCGGAAAACCGGGCTGTTAATGCCGTCGCTCAGGCAAGAATATTGCCTGGCGTAAACCACTCCCGGCGGGAGTTTAAAAGATCCTGCGCTGACATCGGCTTTTTGCCCGCAGGCTGGAGATCTTCAAGGTTTAGTATGCCATCGGCTGTCGCAATCTGGATGCCCTGTTTACCAGCTTCAAGCACGGTGCCGGGCGCTGCTTTGCTCTGCTGATCCAACACTGACGCTTTCCAGACTTTAACGGGCTGGTCGTCAATCATGAAATAGCTGACGGGCCATGGATTAAACGCACGGATACAGCGTTCCAGTTGAACTGCGGAAAGCATCCAGTCGAGGCGTGCTTCTTCTTTACTGAGCTTTTCCGCATAAGTCGCTTTGGCATCATCCTGCTTCTCAGGAACCACGGCGCCGGATGCGAGATCGCTCAGAGTGGCGAGCAATCCCTGCGGGCCCATTTGCGCGAGCTTGTCATACAGCGAGGCGCTGGTATCTTCTGCCGTAATCGGGCAGGTGAGCTTACGCAGCATATCACCCGTATCAAGCCCTTTGTCCATCTGCATGATAGTCACGCCGGTTTGCGTATCGCCCGCCCAGAGCGAACGCTGGATAGGCGCCGCACCGCGCCAGCGCGGCAGCAGCGAACCGTGGACGTTAATGCAGCCAAGACGCGGCATGGCAAGCACCGCTTCCGGAAGAATGAGTCCGTAGGCGACAACCACCATCACATCCGCATTCAGCGCAGCCACGAGCTCCTGATTTTCAACAGGGCGCAGAGACTTTGGCTGGAAAATCGGCAGACCGTTTTCCTCAGCCAGCACCTTCACAGGCCCAGCCATTAGCTTCTTACCGCGGCCTGCCGGGCGGTCTGGCTGAGTAAACACGCCGACAATCTCATGGGAAGAGGACAACAGCGCCTCAAGATGACGCGCTGCGAAATCCGGCGTACCGGCGAAAATAATGCGAAGTGACTCGGACACGTTATTCCCTGTCTTTATTTAACCTGCGGCTTTCGCCTTCATGCGATCCAGTTTTTCAACTTTCTGACGAATACGCTGACGCTTCATCGGCGACAGATAATCGATAAAGAGTTTACCGACCAGGTGATCCATTTCGTGCTGGATACAAATAGCCAGCAGGCCGTCAGCTTCCAGTTCGAAAGAGTTACCGTTGCGGTCGAGCGCGCGAATTTTTACTTTCTCGGCGCGCGGCACAAAAGCGCGCTGTTCCGGAATCGACAGGCAACCTTCTTCAATACCGGTCTCGCCGGATTGTTCCAGTAACTCCGGGTTGATAAGCACGAGACGCTCATCGCGGTTTTCGGAGACATCAATCACGATAATGCGCTGATGAATGTCCACCTGGGTCGCCGCGAGCCCAATGCCTTCTTCGGCGTACATCGTGTCGAACATATCATCAACGATACGCTGAATATCTGCATTAACTTCTTTAACCGGTTCAGCGACGATGCGAAGCCGCTCGTCCGGAATATGTAATACCTGCAAAACTGACATAAGTTTCCAGAGCTGTATTCAAGAGTTGAAAGGATCTTATCCTCTATTCTAGACAAATCCCCTTTTGATTGACAGCATCAGCGACGAATCACAGGGATGAGAGAACGGCGTCTGGCGAGGGGTAGCGCAATGTCACCAACGGAGATTTGGTTACGCCTGATGGCGGTTTACAGCCTGAGCGGTGAAATAATGGTTCGGGCTTTTCAGCGTCTGCAAAACATGCAGGAGGATCCCGCTGACGCGTTGCGTCTGGCCGGATTAAATGCGAAGCAGCGAACGCTATTTTTCAGTTATCCCGCCGCGAAGCTTGATGCGGCCCTGCGCTGGCTTGATATTCCAGGCCATCATCTGCTGACGGCGCTCTCTCCTGCGTACCCAGATTTTCTGCGCGCGATCGAATGGTTTCCCGGTGCGCTGCTTGTGGCAGGCGACCCTGCGGCACTGGCCCGGCCGCAGCTGGCTGTCGTCGGTAGCCGCCATCATTCCTGGTATGGCGAACATTGGGGGAGCAAGCTCTGTTACGCGCTGGCGGAAAGCGGTCTGACGCTAACCAGCGGCCTTGCGCTGGGTATCGATGCCGTGGCGCATCGTAGTGCGCTACGCGCGCAAGGGACAACGGTCGCAGTACTGGGCAACGGTCTGGCGCAGATTTATCCCGCTCGGCACCGTAAACTGGCAGAAGAGATTATTACGCGGGGCGGCGCGGTCATTTCCGAATTCCCCTTTGAGGCACAGCCCCGGCCGGCCAATTTCCCCAGACGTAATCGCATCATCAGCGGGCTAAGCATTGGCGTGCTGGTGGTGGAGGCGGCATTACGCAGCGGCTCACTCGTCACCGCCCGGTGTGCGCTTGAGCAAGGGCGGGAGGTGTTCGCGCTTCCCGGCCCTGTCGGCAATCCTGGCTGCGAAGGGCCGCACTGGCTGATTCAGCAAGGCGCGATAGCCGTTACACACCCTCAGGACATTATCGATTATTTACAAAACGAGCTGCCCTGGCTTAACGCGACGAATTATTCACCGGATCAAGAGGAAGGTGCATTGCCATTTCCCGGGCTGTTGGCTAACGTAGGAGATGAGGTTACACCTGTTGACGTCGTCGCTGAACGTGCCGGCCAACCTGTGCCATTGACGGTAGCCCAGCTACTCGAACTGGAGTTAGCAGGATGGATCGCAGCTGTACCCGGCGGCTATGTCCGAGTGAGGAGGGCAGGCCATGTTCGACGTACTAATGTATTTGTTTGAAACCTATATCCATAACGAAGCTGAGATGCGCGTTGACCAGGATAAGCTGACGCGGGACCTGACGGATGCGGGTTTTGATCAGGAAGATATTTTTAACGCGCTGTTATGGCTGGAGAAGCTGGCGGATTATCAGGAAGGGCTTTCCGCACCGATGCAACTGGCGTCGGATCCACTCTCAATGCGAATTTTTACCGCAGAAGAGTGTCAGCGGCTGGACGCCAGCTGTCGGGGGTTCCTGCTGTTTCTGGAACAAATTCAGGTGCTGAATCTCGAAACTCGTGAAATGGTCATTGAGCGCGTCATGGCGCTGGATACCGCTGAGTTTGATTTAGAAGATTTGAAATGGGTCATCCTGATGGTGCTTTTCAACATTCCCGGATGTGAAAATGCCTATCAACAAATGGAAGAACTGCTCTTTGAAGTGAATGACGGTATGCT is a window of Cronobacter muytjensii ATCC 51329 DNA encoding:
- the trkA gene encoding Trk system potassium transporter TrkA, which encodes MKIIILGAGQVGGTLAENLVGENNDITVVDTNSDRLRILQDKFDLRVVQGHGSHPRVLREAGADDADMLVAVTSSDETNMIACQVAYSLFNTPNRIARIRAPDYVRDAERLFTPEAVPIDHLIAPEQLVIDNIYRLIEYPGALQVVNFAEGKVSLAVVKAYYGGPLVGNALSTMREHMPHIDTRVAAIFRHDRPIRPQGSTIVEAGDEVFFIAASQHIRAVMSELQRLEKPYKRIMLVGGGNIGAGLARRLEKDYSVKLIERDQQRAAELAEKLQHTIVFYGDASDQELLAEEHIDQVDLFIAVTNDDEANIMSAMLAKRMGAKKVMVLIQRRAYVDLVQGSVIDIAISPQQATISALLGHVRKADIVSVSSLRRGVAEAIEAVAHGDETTSRVVGRVIDDIKLPPGTIIGAVVRGNDVMIANDNLRIEQGDHVIMFLTDKKYVTDVERLFQPSPFFL
- the rsmB gene encoding 16S rRNA (cytosine(967)-C(5))-methyltransferase RsmB; this translates as MKKSINLRSMAAQAIEQVVEKGQSLSTVLPPLQHKVSDKDKALLQELCFGVLRTFSQLEWLINKLMSRPMTGKQRTIHYLIMVGFYQLLYTRIPPHAALAETVEGAVAIKRMQFKGLINGVLRQFQRQQEELLAEFAGQDARYLHPLWILKRLQTAYPQQWQAIAEANNERPPMWLRVNRQHHSRDEWLRLLEENGMTGHTHPRYPDAVRLEAPAPVSALPGFEEGWVTVQDASAQGCVELLAPQNGETILDLCAAPGGKTTHILEAAPQARVMAVDVDAQRITRVNDNLKRLNMKAEVKVGDGRFPTQWCGDTQFDRILLDAPCSATGVIRRHPDIKWLRRDSDIAELAQLQSEILDAIWPHLKPGGTLLYATCSILPEENSEQIRAFLARTRDAQLDGTGSQQMPGIQNLPSATEGDGFFYAKLIKK
- the fmt gene encoding methionyl-tRNA formyltransferase, giving the protein MSESLRIIFAGTPDFAARHLEALLSSSHEIVGVFTQPDRPAGRGKKLMAGPVKVLAEENGLPIFQPKSLRPVENQELVAALNADVMVVVAYGLILPEAVLAMPRLGCINVHGSLLPRWRGAAPIQRSLWAGDTQTGVTIMQMDKGLDTGDMLRKLTCPITAEDTSASLYDKLAQMGPQGLLATLSDLASGAVVPEKQDDAKATYAEKLSKEEARLDWMLSAVQLERCIRAFNPWPVSYFMIDDQPVKVWKASVLDQQSKAAPGTVLEAGKQGIQIATADGILNLEDLQPAGKKPMSAQDLLNSRREWFTPGNILA
- the def gene encoding peptide deformylase, which codes for MSVLQVLHIPDERLRIVAEPVKEVNADIQRIVDDMFDTMYAEEGIGLAATQVDIHQRIIVIDVSENRDERLVLINPELLEQSGETGIEEGCLSIPEQRAFVPRAEKVKIRALDRNGNSFELEADGLLAICIQHEMDHLVGKLFIDYLSPMKRQRIRQKVEKLDRMKAKAAG
- the dprA gene encoding DNA-protecting protein DprA encodes the protein MSPTEIWLRLMAVYSLSGEIMVRAFQRLQNMQEDPADALRLAGLNAKQRTLFFSYPAAKLDAALRWLDIPGHHLLTALSPAYPDFLRAIEWFPGALLVAGDPAALARPQLAVVGSRHHSWYGEHWGSKLCYALAESGLTLTSGLALGIDAVAHRSALRAQGTTVAVLGNGLAQIYPARHRKLAEEIITRGGAVISEFPFEAQPRPANFPRRNRIISGLSIGVLVVEAALRSGSLVTARCALEQGREVFALPGPVGNPGCEGPHWLIQQGAIAVTHPQDIIDYLQNELPWLNATNYSPDQEEGALPFPGLLANVGDEVTPVDVVAERAGQPVPLTVAQLLELELAGWIAAVPGGYVRVRRAGHVRRTNVFV
- the smg gene encoding DUF494 family protein Smg — protein: MFDVLMYLFETYIHNEAEMRVDQDKLTRDLTDAGFDQEDIFNALLWLEKLADYQEGLSAPMQLASDPLSMRIFTAEECQRLDASCRGFLLFLEQIQVLNLETREMVIERVMALDTAEFDLEDLKWVILMVLFNIPGCENAYQQMEELLFEVNDGMLH